The Bacteroidia bacterium genomic interval TTTAATGGATAGCTCGTCAAGCCATTCCTCAAATCGCTGGTTGGCAAGCGGTGCTGATACCATGTGCTTACACTTTCTTTGGCAATGGTAGTAGAAGAATTTCCTCCCGCTTTTGCCTCTTGAACCGCTTCCTGTCAGGTTGCTTTTACAATCGGGACAAAT includes:
- a CDS encoding zinc ribbon domain-containing protein, which gives rise to MSKPKAAKAELPLRGFLICPDCKSNLTGSGSRGKSGRKFFYYHCQRKCKHMVSAPLANQRFEEWLDELSIK